The following are encoded together in the Pseudomonas xantholysinigenes genome:
- a CDS encoding CaiB/BaiF CoA transferase family protein: MGALSHLRVLDLSRVLAGPWSGQILADLGADVIKVERPGAGDDTRSWGPPFLKDSRGENTSEAAYYLSANRNKRSVTIDFTQPEGQRLVRELAAKSDIVIENFKVGGLAAYGLDYESLKAVNPKLIYCSITGFGQTGPYAKRAGYDFMIQGLGGLMSLTGRPEGEEGAGPMKVGVALTDILTGLYSTVAILAALAHRDQAGVGQHIDMALLDVQVACLANQAMNYLTTGTPPRRLGNAHPNIVPYQDFPTADGDFILTVGNDGQFRKFAEVAGQAQWADDPRFATNKQRVANRAQLIPLIRQATVFKTTAQWVSELEKAGVPCGPINDLAQMFQDPQVLARGLAVSMAHPLAGNVPQVASPIRLSQTPVEYRRAPPLLGEHTEAVLGDVLGLDGEAVQRLRVAGVL, from the coding sequence ATGGGCGCGCTTTCCCATCTGCGGGTGCTGGATCTTTCCCGGGTGCTGGCTGGCCCATGGTCTGGCCAGATCCTGGCTGACCTTGGGGCGGATGTGATCAAGGTCGAACGCCCGGGTGCGGGTGACGATACTCGCTCCTGGGGGCCGCCTTTCCTTAAGGACAGTCGCGGCGAGAACACCAGCGAGGCAGCCTATTACCTGTCGGCCAATCGCAACAAGCGTTCGGTGACCATCGATTTCACTCAGCCGGAAGGCCAGCGCCTGGTGCGCGAGTTGGCGGCGAAGTCGGATATCGTCATCGAAAACTTCAAGGTAGGCGGCCTGGCAGCGTATGGGCTGGATTACGAGAGCCTCAAGGCCGTCAATCCGAAGCTTATCTATTGCTCGATCACCGGCTTTGGCCAGACCGGACCCTATGCCAAGCGTGCTGGCTACGACTTCATGATCCAGGGGTTGGGCGGCTTGATGAGCCTGACCGGGCGCCCGGAGGGCGAAGAGGGTGCTGGGCCGATGAAGGTGGGGGTGGCACTTACCGACATCCTCACCGGGTTGTATTCCACCGTGGCGATCCTGGCGGCGTTGGCCCATCGTGACCAGGCCGGGGTTGGCCAGCATATCGACATGGCGTTGCTGGATGTGCAAGTGGCCTGCCTGGCCAACCAGGCGATGAACTATCTCACCACGGGTACGCCGCCACGCCGATTGGGCAATGCGCATCCGAACATCGTGCCGTACCAGGATTTCCCGACGGCCGATGGCGATTTCATCCTTACCGTGGGGAATGACGGGCAGTTCCGCAAGTTTGCGGAAGTGGCGGGGCAGGCGCAGTGGGCGGATGATCCGCGGTTCGCTACCAACAAGCAGCGGGTGGCGAACCGTGCGCAGTTGATCCCGCTGATTCGCCAGGCGACGGTGTTCAAGACCACGGCGCAGTGGGTGAGCGAGCTGGAGAAGGCAGGGGTGCCGTGTGGGCCGATCAATGACCTGGCGCAGATGTTCCAGGACCCGCAGGTGTTGGCACGGGGCTTGGCAGTGAGCATGGCCCATCCATTGGCAGGCAATGTCCCGCAGGTGGCCAGCCCGATTCGGTTGTCGCAGACGCCGGTGGAGTACCGTCGGGCGCCGCCGTTGTTGGGTGAGCATACCGAGGCGGTGCTGGGGGATGTGCTGGGGTTGGATGGCGAGGCGGTGCAGCGGCTGCGGGTGGCTGGTGTGCTCTGA
- a CDS encoding LysR family transcriptional regulator yields the protein MRRKIPSTTALVCFEAAARHESFTKAAHELALTQGAVCRQIGGLEAFLNVELFRRSRRGVKLTEAGLSYSRQVAAQLDAVERDTLSVMRQQGANVIELAVVPTFGTQWLLPRLKDFQQRHPEVTVNLTNRTRPFLFADTAFDAAIYFGDADWSGTQAHRLMGEHPMPVCSPALLAGLDGLDAQRIAELPLLQQTTRPYAWRQWFDSLDMSIERDMAGPRYELFSMLAQAAMHEMGIALIPPFLIQRELQEGRLVVANRHALASDKAYHLMIPERKVESASLRAFRDWLVAQAQQYTAENSTGSK from the coding sequence ATGCGCCGCAAGATCCCCAGCACCACCGCCCTGGTCTGCTTCGAAGCCGCGGCGCGCCATGAGAGCTTCACCAAGGCCGCCCACGAGTTGGCCCTGACCCAGGGCGCCGTCTGTCGGCAAATCGGCGGCCTGGAAGCCTTCCTCAATGTCGAGTTGTTTCGTCGCTCGCGCCGTGGCGTGAAACTGACCGAGGCCGGGTTGTCGTACAGTCGCCAGGTAGCGGCGCAATTGGATGCGGTCGAGCGCGATACCCTGTCGGTGATGCGCCAACAAGGCGCCAACGTGATCGAGTTGGCGGTGGTGCCCACCTTCGGCACGCAATGGTTGCTGCCACGCCTGAAGGACTTCCAGCAGCGCCATCCGGAGGTCACGGTCAACCTGACCAACCGCACCCGCCCGTTCCTGTTCGCCGACACCGCCTTCGACGCCGCCATCTATTTCGGCGACGCCGACTGGTCGGGCACCCAGGCCCACCGGCTGATGGGCGAGCACCCGATGCCGGTCTGCAGCCCGGCGCTGCTGGCCGGGCTGGATGGCCTCGACGCCCAGCGCATCGCCGAACTGCCGCTGCTGCAGCAGACCACCCGTCCCTACGCCTGGCGGCAGTGGTTCGACAGCCTGGACATGAGCATCGAGCGAGACATGGCCGGCCCACGTTATGAACTGTTCTCGATGCTGGCCCAGGCTGCCATGCACGAGATGGGCATCGCCCTGATCCCGCCATTCCTGATCCAGCGCGAGCTGCAGGAAGGCCGACTGGTGGTCGCTAACAGGCATGCCCTGGCCAGCGACAAGGCCTACCATCTGATGATCCCCGAGCGAAAGGTGGAGTCCGCCTCGCTACGGGCGTTCCGCGATTGGCTGGTGGCGCAGGCGCAGCAGTACACCGCCGAAAACAGCACCGGATCGAAATAA
- a CDS encoding Re/Si-specific NAD(P)(+) transhydrogenase subunit alpha — MHIGVPLETQTGETRVAATPETIKKLVGQGHQVTVQRGAGLKASIPDSAYEAVGATLGEAADAFGAQLVLKVVAPNDQELALINSNSLLAGMLNPFNNELIAKMAERGITAFALEAAPRTSRAQSLDVLSSQANIAGYKAVLLAAHHYPRFMPMLMTAAGTVKAARVLILGAGVAGLQAIATAKRLGAVIEASDVRPAVKEQIESLGAKFIDVPYETDEERECAEGVGGYARPMPASWMQRQAQAVHERARQADIVITTALIPGRKAPTLLSAETVAQMKPGSVVIDLAAAQGGNCPLTVADQVVMENGVTIVGPTNLPAQLGADASALYARNLLDFMKLLFDKDGNLVINLEDDIVAACLMCRDGQVVRKNG, encoded by the coding sequence GTGCACATTGGTGTTCCTCTCGAGACGCAGACGGGTGAGACAAGGGTCGCCGCGACCCCGGAAACCATCAAGAAACTGGTTGGCCAGGGTCATCAGGTCACCGTGCAACGGGGAGCAGGGCTCAAGGCCAGCATTCCGGACAGTGCCTATGAGGCCGTGGGCGCCACATTGGGCGAAGCCGCCGACGCCTTTGGCGCGCAACTGGTGCTCAAGGTGGTCGCGCCCAATGACCAGGAACTGGCGCTGATCAACAGCAACAGCCTGCTGGCGGGCATGCTCAACCCGTTCAACAACGAACTGATCGCCAAGATGGCCGAGCGCGGCATCACCGCTTTCGCCCTGGAGGCGGCCCCCCGCACCTCGCGCGCGCAGAGCCTCGATGTGCTGTCGTCGCAGGCCAACATCGCCGGCTACAAGGCCGTGCTGCTGGCGGCCCATCACTACCCGCGCTTCATGCCCATGCTGATGACCGCCGCCGGTACCGTGAAGGCCGCCCGCGTGCTGATCCTCGGTGCCGGCGTGGCCGGCTTGCAGGCCATCGCCACGGCCAAGCGCCTGGGCGCGGTGATCGAGGCCTCCGACGTGCGTCCGGCGGTGAAGGAGCAGATCGAGTCCCTCGGCGCCAAGTTCATCGACGTGCCCTACGAAACCGACGAGGAGCGCGAGTGCGCCGAAGGCGTCGGCGGCTATGCCCGGCCGATGCCCGCCAGCTGGATGCAGCGCCAGGCCCAGGCCGTGCACGAGCGCGCCAGGCAGGCCGATATCGTCATCACCACCGCGCTGATCCCCGGGCGCAAGGCGCCGACCCTGCTCAGCGCCGAAACCGTGGCACAGATGAAACCCGGCTCGGTGGTCATCGACCTGGCCGCGGCCCAGGGCGGTAACTGCCCGCTGACCGTGGCCGACCAGGTAGTGATGGAGAACGGCGTGACCATTGTCGGCCCGACCAATCTGCCAGCCCAGCTCGGCGCCGACGCCTCGGCGTTGTACGCGCGCAACCTGCTGGACTTCATGAAGCTGCTGTTCGACAAGGACGGCAACCTGGTCATCAACCTCGAAGACGACATTGTCGCCGCGTGCCTGATGTGCCGCGACGGCCAGGTCGTGCGCAAGAACGGCTGA
- a CDS encoding NAD(P) transhydrogenase subunit alpha codes for MEDLLISHGIYNLIIFVLAIYVGYHVVWNVTPALHTPLMAVTNAISAIVIVGAMLAAALTVTPAGKVMGTLAVALAAVNVFGGFLVTRRMLEMFKKKTKNEAQK; via the coding sequence ATGGAAGACCTGCTGATTTCCCACGGCATCTACAACCTGATCATCTTCGTGCTGGCCATCTACGTGGGCTACCACGTGGTGTGGAACGTTACCCCGGCCCTGCACACCCCGCTGATGGCGGTCACCAACGCCATTTCCGCGATCGTCATCGTCGGCGCCATGCTGGCCGCGGCGCTGACCGTCACCCCGGCCGGCAAGGTCATGGGCACCCTGGCCGTGGCGCTGGCCGCAGTCAACGTGTTCGGTGGCTTCCTGGTCACCCGCCGCATGCTGGAAATGTTCAAGAAGAAAACCAAGAACGAGGCGCAGAAGTAA
- a CDS encoding acyl-CoA dehydrogenase, which produces MAGKASFNWIDPLLLDQQLTEEERMVRDSAYQFAQDKLAPRVLEAFRHEQTDPAIFREMGEVGLLGATIPEQYGGSGLNYVCYGLIAREVERIDSGYRSMMSVQSSLVMVPINEFGTEAQKQKYLPKLASGEWIGCFGLTEPNHGSDPGSMITRARKVDGGYRLTGAKMWITNSPIADVFVVWAKDDAGDIRGFVLEKGWEGLSAPAIHGKVGLRASITGEIVMDNVFVPEENIFPDVRGLKGPFTCLNSARYGISWGALGAAEACWHTARQYTLDRQQFGRPLAANQLIQKKLADMQTEITLALQGCLRLGRMKDEGTAAVEITSIMKRNSCGKALDIARLARDMLGGNGISDEFGVARHLVNLEVVNTYEGTHDVHALILGRAQTGIQAFY; this is translated from the coding sequence ATGGCCGGTAAAGCAAGCTTCAACTGGATCGACCCGCTGTTGCTCGACCAGCAGCTCACTGAAGAAGAGCGCATGGTCCGCGACAGCGCCTATCAGTTCGCCCAGGACAAGCTGGCACCGCGTGTGCTGGAGGCGTTCCGCCATGAACAGACGGACCCGGCGATCTTCCGCGAGATGGGCGAAGTCGGCCTGCTGGGCGCGACCATCCCGGAGCAATACGGCGGCAGTGGCCTCAATTATGTGTGCTATGGCCTGATTGCCCGCGAGGTGGAGCGTATCGATTCGGGCTACCGCTCGATGATGAGCGTGCAGTCGTCGCTGGTGATGGTGCCGATCAACGAGTTCGGTACCGAAGCGCAGAAGCAGAAGTACCTGCCGAAGCTGGCCAGTGGCGAATGGATCGGCTGTTTCGGCCTGACCGAGCCCAACCATGGTTCCGACCCAGGCTCGATGATCACTCGGGCGCGCAAGGTCGATGGTGGCTACCGTCTGACGGGCGCCAAGATGTGGATCACCAACAGCCCGATCGCCGATGTGTTCGTGGTCTGGGCCAAGGATGATGCCGGTGATATCCGTGGCTTTGTGCTGGAAAAGGGCTGGGAAGGCCTCAGTGCCCCGGCGATTCACGGCAAGGTCGGCCTGCGCGCTTCGATCACCGGTGAGATCGTCATGGATAACGTGTTCGTGCCGGAAGAGAACATCTTCCCCGATGTGCGCGGCTTGAAAGGCCCGTTCACCTGCCTGAACTCGGCCCGCTACGGCATCTCCTGGGGCGCCCTGGGCGCTGCCGAAGCCTGCTGGCATACCGCGCGCCAGTACACCCTGGACCGTCAGCAGTTCGGTCGCCCGCTGGCTGCCAACCAGCTGATCCAGAAGAAACTGGCCGACATGCAGACCGAGATCACCCTGGCGCTGCAAGGCTGCCTGCGTCTGGGACGCATGAAGGATGAAGGTACCGCAGCGGTCGAGATCACCTCGATCATGAAGCGCAATTCCTGCGGCAAGGCCCTGGATATCGCTCGCCTGGCGCGTGACATGCTGGGCGGCAACGGTATCTCCGACGAGTTCGGCGTGGCTCGCCACCTGGTCAACCTTGAGGTGGTCAACACCTATGAAGGCACCCACGACGTGCATGCGCTGATCCTCGGGCGTGCGCAGACCGGCATTCAGGCGTTCTATTAA